In Candidatus Thermokryptus mobilis, the DNA window AGATTGAAGGGGCTGAAGCGCTTGTCACGGGCGAAAGCTTGGGGCAAGTTGCTTCTCAAACATTGAGAAATATAAGGGTGATAAATCAAGTTGCGACTTTGCCGATACTTAGACCGCTGATCGGAATTGATAAGGTGGAGATAATTCAAAAGGCGAAAGAGATAGGGACTTATGAGATTTCAAGTCAACCTTATGACGATTGTTGTAGTTTTTTGACGGGAAGGCATCCCGAGACATGGGCTAATCTTGATGAGATACTTGAGATAGAGAGAAAGTTGGATTGGGACAATTTAATCCAGATGTCGTTTTCTGGAGCCCAAGTTGAGGATATTTATGCTGATTTTCTCACCAAGGAAGCAACCGAAAAAATTGAGGATTAAATTAATGGCAAAAATTTTACTCCTTTTATTTCTGTTTCAATTACTTAACGCTCAGTCGTTTAGATTAAGACGACCTGTGCCAGACCATATTCAAATCAATGGTTCGTACCTTTATGGGGAACCAAATATCCGAGATCCGCAAAACAGAGCTCACACCGGGGTTGATATCCTCGTCAGGTATGACACGGTCTATTCCGCTTGTGATGGTATAGTTTATTTCGTTGCTTATAACCCAAATGATACAGTTGGTGGATATGAACCAAATGGCGCGGGGAATTACATTTTCATAAAAGGGAAGTGGGAGGGTAAGGATTTGTATTTGTTGTATGGGCATCTTTCACGACCGCTTGTGAATGCGGGCGATAGCGTTAAAGCTGGTGACCCTATAGCGATTTCAGGAAATACGGGTTATTCAACCGGACCACATTTACATTTTGAAATTCGGCTTGGAAGCCCAAATTATAATGCTTTTAGAACAAGAAGAAATCCAGAATTATGGTTTGCGATGAAGGGAACAGGTGCAATTTATGGCAAGATTGTAAATGCCCCAAATTCAACCCGCGTTGATATATCTCCGGATCCAAAACCAAGACCTCCATACACAACTTTTAGCTATGCCTTGACTTATAATTTCAACGACCCATATATCGGAAGTGATGATGTTTACGGGGAAAATTATGCGATCGGCGAGGTTAAACCTGGAACTTACACAATTACTGCTCTGAATGGACTTTACAGGCGAACTGTCACGGTTAGGGCTGGCGAAGTGGTAAACGCAGATATTTCAACTGATGTGTTTGAAGAGATCGTTGCTGGAAGATTTGAGCTATTTCAAAATTATCCCAACCCTTTTAATTCAAGCACTGTGATAAGGTATTATCTCCCTGAAAGGGCTCATGTAATTTTAAAGGTTTATGATTTACTTGGAAGACAAGTTCAGATATTGGTTGATGAGGAAAAAGAAAGAGGACTTCATTATGCTGTTTTTGATGGGACGGGGCTTTCAAGTGGAGTTTATCTTTACTATATCAGAGCTGGAAGTTTTTCCGATTCAAAGTTTATGGTTCTTGTAAAATAAAAATGGGTTGAAAAATGCAGAAAATTGGTTTCATCGGGCTTGGCATAATGGGGGAGATGATGGCGAAGCGACTTTTAAGTAAAGGGTATCAACTTGTCGTTTATAACAGGACGAAGGAAAAGCTTGGAAAGCTTAAGGACGGAAACTTTAAAGCAGTTGATTTGCCAGCTCAAATTTGGGGTGAGTGCGAAATTGTGATTTCAATGTTAAGTGATTCAACAGCTGTTGAGTCAGTTGTATATGGTAATGATGGACTCTTGGGTTCGGTTAAGCCAGGGTTTATTCATATTGATATGAGCACAATTTCGCCATCAACAACGAAGAAACTTTACCTTGATTATAAAAATCGTTCTGCACATTTTGTGCATGCTCCAGTTCTCGGAAGCAGAACACAAGCCGGTGACGGAACGCTTTTGATTTTCGCGGGGGGCGATGAAGAGGCGATTTCAAAGTGCGAAGAAATTTTTAAAGTCCTTGGTCGCAAGTTATGGAGGTTTGATTCAGTTGAGAAAGCGACTAATTTAAAGATAGCGATGAATTCAATGATAGCAATGATGATAATCGCTTTATCGCAAGCGTTTGTTTTAGCTGAAAAATCAGGCATATCAAAAGAGGTTGTCCTTGAAGTCCTTGAAAATTCCGCTTTGAATTCCACGATGTATCAAAATAAGGGAAAAGCAATAATTGAAGGAAACTTCACCCCGAATTTTTATGTCAAACACATATTGAAGGACATAAATCTTTCGCTTGAAATAGCACAGGATATGAAAATTCCGATGCCAGTTATTTCGGCTGTTCGTGAGCTTTACATTTCAGCGCTTGCAAAGGGTTATGAGAATGAAGATTATAGCGCAATTTACAAAGTCATAGCAGAACTTGCTGGCTTGAAAATTTAAAGGTTTAGTATATGCGCTTTAAACTTCTGCTTTTCCTTGCTTTCGTTTTCTATTCATGTGCAACTTTAAGACCACCCTTTGAGTATGAACCGAAAATTATAATCGCTTGGGTTGTGAAGTCCGATACAACAAGTTACCTTTCACTTCAAAAGAATTCGTCTTTGATTTCAATTGCATCCCCTACTTGGCTTAGTATTGATAGCGTTGGTAATTTAATCGCTGATGTTGATTCAAATCTTTTAAATTTCGCCCGTCAAAATGATATACCTTTGATGCCACTTGTTGTGAATCATAGGTTTAGTGTGGGTGTGGCTGAGGCTTTGCTGTCAGAGCCAAAGACAAGAGAAAGAGTTGCTGATTCAATTTTGAAATTTGTGCTTGATGGAAACTACATCGGGATAAATCTTGACTTTGAGGGACCATTTGTTAATGTTCGGGATGGATATACGAAATTTGTTGAGCTTGTGAGCGCCAAACTTCACAATTACGGCAAAGTTGTAAGTATTGATGTGGTTGCAAAAACACAGGAAAAATTTGAAGGCTGGGCTGGCGTTTATGACTATGCCGAACTTGGTGAGGTTGTTGATTACTTTATCATAATGGGATATGACTACTCGGGTCGCCTTGACCCTCCTGGACCGGTCGCTCCGAAGTGGTGGGTTGAGAAAACGATAAAGTTCGCAATTTCGCAAGGCATACCAACAAGGAAAATTATACTCGGAATCCCATTCTATGGGAGATGGTGGAAAGAAGGGACACAAGGTCGTGGAATTTATCATCCGGAGCTTCAAAATGTAATCACCAAGTATGGGGTTAAAAGACATTGGGATAGGAAGGCGAAAACCCCATATTTAAAATTTAAAGATGAAAATGGCGTTGAAAATGTAATTTACTTTGAGGATGAAGAAAGTTTGACACATAAGATTGAGCTTGTTCATAAATATCGGCTTGCTGGAATTGCGATTTGGCGTCTTGATGGTGAGCCAGATTCGTTTTGGAGGTTAATTGAGCAAAAACTTCGCCCGAAGGAATTAAAAAATTAAAAAGGAGGGAAAGTTATGAAGTTAAAAATTAAAGCGATATTCGTTTTGGTTCTTTTTATATCAAGTGTTGTCTTCGCCCAATGGACACCAGATGTTATGATCAAATTCAAAAGAGTTGAACAAACGGCTATATCACCAGATGGTAATCTCATAGCTTACACTGTTTCTGTGCCGATTATGGAAGGTGAAAAATCAGAGTATTTGAGACACATTTGGGTTGTTTCTTCGGATGGAAAGATGAACTATCAATTCACTTTCGGTGAGAAATCCTGCACTGCGCCGGCTTTTTCCCCGGATGGCAAGTATCTTGCTTTTTTATCAGCAAGGGGGAGCTATGGGAAAAATCAGATCTGGCTTTTAAGATTAACTGGCGGTGAAGCTGAACAAATAACAAAGGTTAAAACAGGGGTTATTTCATTTAAATGGTCGCCGGACTCAAGGAAAATCGCTTTCACAAGCATTGATCCTGAAACTGAGGAAGAGATGCGAGCGAAGAAGGAAAAACTTGACATGATAGTCGTTGACAAAAACTTTAAATACGCCCATATTTATGTCGTCTCGCTTGATGAAAAAGAAAAAGGAGAGTACAAAGTCAAGAGGATTACCAAGGGTGATTTTCATGTGACTTCATTTGATTGGTCACCCGATGGAAAGTATATTGTGTTTTCACATCAAGTTAATCCAACTGCCGATGCCTGGACCACATCTGATATTTCAATTGTGCCCTCTGATAGCGGTGAGGTTAAGCCGTTAATCAAATGGAATGGTTCCGATTCAAATCCGAGGTTTTCACCCGATGGCAAGTGGATTGCTTTTGAATCGGATGGTGGGATGATAAAATGGGCAGGGCTTAGGTATGTCTATATCATACCTTCATCTGGTGGAGAGGCGAAACGACTTGCCCCAACATACGATGAAAATTGCATGATAATTGATTGGTCCGCTGATAGTAAAGCTGTCTATGTAAGCGAGGCATATAGAACGACATGGCGTGTTTATGCGTTGCCAATTGACGGTGGGAAACCAAGAGCTTTAACACCTGATAACGGAAATTATACGGGCGTTTCATTTAGTAAAAACGGTAAAGCGATGGCTTTTATATATCAAAACTCGGAAACACCACCGGATGTTTATGTGACCAATTTGAAAAAATTTGAACCGAAAAAATTAACAGATGTCAATTCCGACTTTCCAAAATATCCATTAGGGAAAACAGAGGTCATAACTTGGAGATCAAAAGACGGGCTTGAAATTGAAGGGCTTGTAACTTATCCAGTCAACTTTGAAAGAGAGAGGAAATACCCACTTGTTCTTCTTGTTCATGGTGGACCAGCTGGGGTTTTTACACAAAGCTACACAGCAGCTGGCGCTGTATACCCAATTCAAGCGTTCGCTCAAGAAGGATATGTGGTTTTAAGACCAAATCCAAGGGGAAGCAGAGGTTATGGTAAAGATTTTAGATTTGCGAATTATGAGGACTGGGGATTTGGTGATTATGAGGATCTGATGTCTGGAGTTGATAAGTTGATTGAGATGGGAATCGTGCATCCGGAGAGTTTGTGTGTTGCTGGGTGGAGTTATGGTGGGTATATGACTTCGTTTATAGTGACAAAAACAAAGAGGTTTAAAGCAGCAAGTGTTGGTGCAGGAGTGACTAATTTGATAAGTTTTACTGGAACGGCTGATATACCGAGTTTTCTCCCGATTATTTCAGAGGTGAATTTTGGGATAAGGTTGATGTTTATA includes these proteins:
- a CDS encoding glycosyl hydrolase family 18 protein → MRFKLLLFLAFVFYSCATLRPPFEYEPKIIIAWVVKSDTTSYLSLQKNSSLISIASPTWLSIDSVGNLIADVDSNLLNFARQNDIPLMPLVVNHRFSVGVAEALLSEPKTRERVADSILKFVLDGNYIGINLDFEGPFVNVRDGYTKFVELVSAKLHNYGKVVSIDVVAKTQEKFEGWAGVYDYAELGEVVDYFIIMGYDYSGRLDPPGPVAPKWWVEKTIKFAISQGIPTRKIILGIPFYGRWWKEGTQGRGIYHPELQNVITKYGVKRHWDRKAKTPYLKFKDENGVENVIYFEDEESLTHKIELVHKYRLAGIAIWRLDGEPDSFWRLIEQKLRPKELKN
- a CDS encoding NAD(P)-dependent oxidoreductase, coding for MQKIGFIGLGIMGEMMAKRLLSKGYQLVVYNRTKEKLGKLKDGNFKAVDLPAQIWGECEIVISMLSDSTAVESVVYGNDGLLGSVKPGFIHIDMSTISPSTTKKLYLDYKNRSAHFVHAPVLGSRTQAGDGTLLIFAGGDEEAISKCEEIFKVLGRKLWRFDSVEKATNLKIAMNSMIAMMIIALSQAFVLAEKSGISKEVVLEVLENSALNSTMYQNKGKAIIEGNFTPNFYVKHILKDINLSLEIAQDMKIPMPVISAVRELYISALAKGYENEDYSAIYKVIAELAGLKI
- a CDS encoding M23 family metallopeptidase; this translates as MAKILLLLFLFQLLNAQSFRLRRPVPDHIQINGSYLYGEPNIRDPQNRAHTGVDILVRYDTVYSACDGIVYFVAYNPNDTVGGYEPNGAGNYIFIKGKWEGKDLYLLYGHLSRPLVNAGDSVKAGDPIAISGNTGYSTGPHLHFEIRLGSPNYNAFRTRRNPELWFAMKGTGAIYGKIVNAPNSTRVDISPDPKPRPPYTTFSYALTYNFNDPYIGSDDVYGENYAIGEVKPGTYTITALNGLYRRTVTVRAGEVVNADISTDVFEEIVAGRFELFQNYPNPFNSSTVIRYYLPERAHVILKVYDLLGRQVQILVDEEKERGLHYAVFDGTGLSSGVYLYYIRAGSFSDSKFMVLVK
- a CDS encoding S9 family peptidase; translation: MKLKIKAIFVLVLFISSVVFAQWTPDVMIKFKRVEQTAISPDGNLIAYTVSVPIMEGEKSEYLRHIWVVSSDGKMNYQFTFGEKSCTAPAFSPDGKYLAFLSARGSYGKNQIWLLRLTGGEAEQITKVKTGVISFKWSPDSRKIAFTSIDPETEEEMRAKKEKLDMIVVDKNFKYAHIYVVSLDEKEKGEYKVKRITKGDFHVTSFDWSPDGKYIVFSHQVNPTADAWTTSDISIVPSDSGEVKPLIKWNGSDSNPRFSPDGKWIAFESDGGMIKWAGLRYVYIIPSSGGEAKRLAPTYDENCMIIDWSADSKAVYVSEAYRTTWRVYALPIDGGKPRALTPDNGNYTGVSFSKNGKAMAFIYQNSETPPDVYVTNLKKFEPKKLTDVNSDFPKYPLGKTEVITWRSKDGLEIEGLVTYPVNFERERKYPLVLLVHGGPAGVFTQSYTAAGAVYPIQAFAQEGYVVLRPNPRGSRGYGKDFRFANYEDWGFGDYEDLMSGVDKLIEMGIVHPESLCVAGWSYGGYMTSFIVTKTKRFKAASVGAGVTNLISFTGTADIPSFLPIISEVNFGIRLMFI